A genomic region of Phragmites australis chromosome 2, lpPhrAust1.1, whole genome shotgun sequence contains the following coding sequences:
- the LOC133906742 gene encoding transcriptional corepressor LEUNIG-like isoform X3, with protein MSQTNWEADKMLDVYIYDYFVKRNLQATAKAFQAEGKVSSDPVAIDAPGGFLFEWWSVFWDIFIARTNEKHSDVAASYIETQLVKAREQQHQQPQQQQQQQQQQQIQMQQMLLQRAAQQQQRRDGSHLLNGAASGFSGRDPLMRQNPATAYSMAAKMYEERLKLPSQRDSLDEASMKLQQRYGENAGQVIDPNQASLLKAAGQSSGQILHGTAGGLSGTPQQVQARSPQQPIAEQNIKTEVNPVLTPRAAAGYNQAGNNLTLKGWPLTGLDQLRSGILQQKPFMQSPQQFQQLQFFTPQQQQQLLLHTQQNMPSPISSDVDSRRLRMLLNNRNVVLGQDVHSNSGGDGIPNIGSPGQSGGSRTDIDMLIKKKLAFLQQQQQLQQHSHSQQQQQQLQQPALSGQQSQSSNQLLHQHGKPGVGRMAIDGSMPNSFGFPDQASKKRKKPVSSSGRANSSGTANTAGPSPSSAPSTPSIHTAGDAMSMPQLQYNGGPSKPLRMFGSDGAGSLTSPANPLGDMDRLLEDGSLDENVESFLSQDDMDPRETMGRCMNSSKGLGFTEVAKARASIGKVVCCHFSSDGKLLATGGHDKKVVLWFTDVLKVKSTLEEHSLLITDVRFSPGMTRLATSSFDKTVRVWDVDNPNYSLRTFTGHSASVMSLDFHPNKEDIICSCDSDGEVRCWSITNGSCVISVRVFNGGATQLRLQPRHGKYLAAASEKAISILDTETLQVCRTPLQGHINIIQSVCWDATGNYLASVSEDSVRVWSFTLGNDVECIHELNCSGNKFHSCLFHPSYPSLLVIGCYESLELWDIREKNTMTINNAHEGLIAALAASNASGLVASVSHDKFVKLWK; from the exons ATGTCGCAGACGAACTGGGAGGCGGATAAGAT GTTGGATGTCTACATATATGACTATTTTGTGAAGAGAAATTTACAGGCAACTGCAAAGGCCTTCCAAGCGGAAGGGAAGGTCTCATCGGATCCAGTTG CAATTGATGCTCCTGGTGGTTTTCTCTTTGAGTGGTGGTCGGTATTTTGGGATATATTCATAGCACGAACAAATGAGAAGCACTCAGATGTTGCGGCATCATATATCGAG ACTCAGCTAGTTAAAGCAAGGGAACAGCAGCACCAACAACCTcaacaacagcaacagcagcagcagcagcagcaaatacaaatgcaacaaatGTTGTTACAGAGAGctgcacagcagcagcagcgtaGAGATGGTTCTCATCTTCTCAATGGTGCTGCAAGTGGATTTTCTGGGAGGGATCCTTTAATGCGACAAAATCCAGCTACTGCATATTCAATGGCAGCAAAAAtgtatgaagagagattaaaacTCCCATCCCAGAGAGATTCTTTGGATGAGGCATCAATGAAG TTGCAGCAAAGATATGGAGAAAATGCTGGGCAAGTAATTGATCCAAACCAAGCATCATTACTCAAAGCAGCTGGACAATCCTCAGG GCAAATTTTGCATGGGACTGCTGGTGGCCTGTCAGGCACTCCGCAACAAGTTCAGGCAAGAAGCCCACAACAGCCTATCGCAGAACAG AATATCAAGACTGAGGTCAATCCAGTATTGACACCCAGAGCTGCAG CAGGATATAATCAGGCTGGAAACAATTTAACTCTGAAAGGTTGGCCACTCACG GGACTCGATCAACTTCGCTCTGGAATTCTGCAGCAGAAGCCGTTTATGCAATCTCCACAGCAATTTCAGCAGCTTCAGTTTTTCAcaccacagcagcagcagcagcttttGCTGCACACGCAGCAAAATATGCCTTCCCCAATATCTAGTGATGTTGATAGCAGAAGATTAAGGATGCTTCTTAACAACAGAAATGTGGTCCTTGGACAGGATGTGCATTCAAATAGTGGTGGTGATGGTATTCCAAATATTGGTTCTCCTGGTCAAAGTGGTGGATCACGTACTGACATAGATATGCTAATAAAG AAGAAACTTGCTTttctacagcagcagcagcagttgcAGCAGCACAGTCAtagccagcagcagcagcagcaacttcAGCAACCTGCACTCTCTGGTCAGCAGTCTCAAAGCTCAAACCAGCTTCTTCATCAACATGGAAAGCCAGGAGTTGGAAGGATGGCTATTGACGGAAGCATGCCAAACTCTTTTGGATTCCCTGACCAG gcatcaaagaaaagaaagaaacctgTCTCATCCTCTGGTAGAGCTAATAGTTCAGGAACAGCAAACACTGCTGGGCCATCTCCTAGCTCTGCACCTTCGACACCTTCCATTCACACGGCAGGAGATGCAATGTCCATGCCACAGCTGCAGTATAATGGTGGTCCATCAAAACCATTGAGGATGTTTGGCTCTGATGGCGCTGGAAGCTTGACTTCTCCAGCCAACCCACTG GGTGACATGGACCGTTTGCTGGAAGATGGTTCCTTGGATGAAAATGTAGAATCTTTTTTGTCACAGGATGACATGGATCCTCGAGAAACAATGGGACGGTGCATGAATTCTAGTAAAG GATTGGGTTTTACTGAGGTTGCAAAAGCCCGTGCGAGTATAGGCAAAGTTGTCTGTTGCCATTTCTCATCAGATGGGAAACTGCTTGCCACTGGAGGCCATGATAAAAAG GTTGTTTTATGGTTTACAGATGTGCTAAAAGTTAAATCTACATTAGAAGAGCACTCCTTGCTAATTACAGATGTTCGCTTTAGCCCTGGCATGACCCGCCTTGCAACATCTTCCTTTGACAAAACCGTGCGGGTTTGGGATGTTGACAAT CCAAATTATTCGCTGCGTACTTTCACAGGTCATTCAGCATCTGTTATGTCACTTGATTTTCACCCAAATAAAGAAGACATCATTTGCTCATGTGATAGTGATGGGGAAGTACGGTGTTGGAGCATAACTAATGGTAGCTGTGTGATCAGCGTTAGGGTCTTCAAT GGAGGTGCTACTCAGTTGAGGTTGCAACCTCGCCATGGTAAATATCTAGCTGCTGCTTCAGAAAAGGCAATATCCATACTGGACACAGAGACACTACAAGTTTGTAGAACACCTTTGCAG GGGCACATAAATATTATTCAGTCAGTTTGTTGGGATGCCACGGGTAACTATTTGGCCTCTGTCAGTGAAGATTCTGTCAGGGTGTGGTCATTTACCTTAGGTAATGACGTGGAATGTATACATGAGTTGAATTGCAGCGGAAACAAGTTTCATTCGTGTCTGTTCCACCCAAGCTATCCATCTTTGCTTGTTATTGGTTGCTACGAG TCTTTGGAGCTCTGGGACATACGGGAGAAGAATACCATGACCATCAACAACGCTCATGAAGGCTTGATTGCCGCCCTGGCCGCATCGAATGCGTCGGGGTTGGTTGCCTCAGTGAGCCATGATAAGTTCGTCAAGCTCTGGAAATGA
- the LOC133906742 gene encoding transcriptional corepressor LEUNIG-like isoform X4 codes for MSQTNWEADKMLDVYIYDYFVKRNLQATAKAFQAEGKVSSDPVAIDAPGGFLFEWWSVFWDIFIARTNEKHSDVAASYIETQLVKAREQQHQQPQQQQQQQQQQQIQMQQMLLQRAAQQQQRRDGSHLLNGAASGFSGRDPLMRQNPATAYSMAAKMYEERLKLPSQRDSLDEASMKLQQRYGENAGQVIDPNQASLLKAAGQSSGQILHGTAGGLSGTPQQVQARSPQQPIAEQNIKTEVNPVLTPRAAGYNQAGNNLTLKGWPLTGLDQLRSGILQQKPFMQSPQQFQQLQFFTPQQQQQLLLHTQQNMPSPISSDVDSRRLRMLLNNRNVVLGQDVHSNSGGDGIPNIGSPGQSGGSRTDIDMLIKKKLAFLQQQQQLQQHSHSQQQQQQLQQPALSGQQSQSSNQLLHQHGKPGVGRMAIDGSMPNSFGFPDQASKKRKKPVSSSGRANSSGTANTAGPSPSSAPSTPSIHTAGDAMSMPQLQYNGGPSKPLRMFGSDGAGSLTSPANPLGDMDRLLEDGSLDENVESFLSQDDMDPRETMGRCMNSSKGLGFTEVAKARASIGKVVCCHFSSDGKLLATGGHDKKVVLWFTDVLKVKSTLEEHSLLITDVRFSPGMTRLATSSFDKTVRVWDVDNPNYSLRTFTGHSASVMSLDFHPNKEDIICSCDSDGEVRCWSITNGSCVISVRVFNGGATQLRLQPRHGKYLAAASEKAISILDTETLQVCRTPLQGHINIIQSVCWDATGNYLASVSEDSVRVWSFTLGNDVECIHELNCSGNKFHSCLFHPSYPSLLVIGCYESLELWDIREKNTMTINNAHEGLIAALAASNASGLVASVSHDKFVKLWK; via the exons ATGTCGCAGACGAACTGGGAGGCGGATAAGAT GTTGGATGTCTACATATATGACTATTTTGTGAAGAGAAATTTACAGGCAACTGCAAAGGCCTTCCAAGCGGAAGGGAAGGTCTCATCGGATCCAGTTG CAATTGATGCTCCTGGTGGTTTTCTCTTTGAGTGGTGGTCGGTATTTTGGGATATATTCATAGCACGAACAAATGAGAAGCACTCAGATGTTGCGGCATCATATATCGAG ACTCAGCTAGTTAAAGCAAGGGAACAGCAGCACCAACAACCTcaacaacagcaacagcagcagcagcagcagcaaatacaaatgcaacaaatGTTGTTACAGAGAGctgcacagcagcagcagcgtaGAGATGGTTCTCATCTTCTCAATGGTGCTGCAAGTGGATTTTCTGGGAGGGATCCTTTAATGCGACAAAATCCAGCTACTGCATATTCAATGGCAGCAAAAAtgtatgaagagagattaaaacTCCCATCCCAGAGAGATTCTTTGGATGAGGCATCAATGAAG TTGCAGCAAAGATATGGAGAAAATGCTGGGCAAGTAATTGATCCAAACCAAGCATCATTACTCAAAGCAGCTGGACAATCCTCAGG GCAAATTTTGCATGGGACTGCTGGTGGCCTGTCAGGCACTCCGCAACAAGTTCAGGCAAGAAGCCCACAACAGCCTATCGCAGAACAG AATATCAAGACTGAGGTCAATCCAGTATTGACACCCAGAGCTGCAG GATATAATCAGGCTGGAAACAATTTAACTCTGAAAGGTTGGCCACTCACG GGACTCGATCAACTTCGCTCTGGAATTCTGCAGCAGAAGCCGTTTATGCAATCTCCACAGCAATTTCAGCAGCTTCAGTTTTTCAcaccacagcagcagcagcagcttttGCTGCACACGCAGCAAAATATGCCTTCCCCAATATCTAGTGATGTTGATAGCAGAAGATTAAGGATGCTTCTTAACAACAGAAATGTGGTCCTTGGACAGGATGTGCATTCAAATAGTGGTGGTGATGGTATTCCAAATATTGGTTCTCCTGGTCAAAGTGGTGGATCACGTACTGACATAGATATGCTAATAAAG AAGAAACTTGCTTttctacagcagcagcagcagttgcAGCAGCACAGTCAtagccagcagcagcagcagcaacttcAGCAACCTGCACTCTCTGGTCAGCAGTCTCAAAGCTCAAACCAGCTTCTTCATCAACATGGAAAGCCAGGAGTTGGAAGGATGGCTATTGACGGAAGCATGCCAAACTCTTTTGGATTCCCTGACCAG gcatcaaagaaaagaaagaaacctgTCTCATCCTCTGGTAGAGCTAATAGTTCAGGAACAGCAAACACTGCTGGGCCATCTCCTAGCTCTGCACCTTCGACACCTTCCATTCACACGGCAGGAGATGCAATGTCCATGCCACAGCTGCAGTATAATGGTGGTCCATCAAAACCATTGAGGATGTTTGGCTCTGATGGCGCTGGAAGCTTGACTTCTCCAGCCAACCCACTG GGTGACATGGACCGTTTGCTGGAAGATGGTTCCTTGGATGAAAATGTAGAATCTTTTTTGTCACAGGATGACATGGATCCTCGAGAAACAATGGGACGGTGCATGAATTCTAGTAAAG GATTGGGTTTTACTGAGGTTGCAAAAGCCCGTGCGAGTATAGGCAAAGTTGTCTGTTGCCATTTCTCATCAGATGGGAAACTGCTTGCCACTGGAGGCCATGATAAAAAG GTTGTTTTATGGTTTACAGATGTGCTAAAAGTTAAATCTACATTAGAAGAGCACTCCTTGCTAATTACAGATGTTCGCTTTAGCCCTGGCATGACCCGCCTTGCAACATCTTCCTTTGACAAAACCGTGCGGGTTTGGGATGTTGACAAT CCAAATTATTCGCTGCGTACTTTCACAGGTCATTCAGCATCTGTTATGTCACTTGATTTTCACCCAAATAAAGAAGACATCATTTGCTCATGTGATAGTGATGGGGAAGTACGGTGTTGGAGCATAACTAATGGTAGCTGTGTGATCAGCGTTAGGGTCTTCAAT GGAGGTGCTACTCAGTTGAGGTTGCAACCTCGCCATGGTAAATATCTAGCTGCTGCTTCAGAAAAGGCAATATCCATACTGGACACAGAGACACTACAAGTTTGTAGAACACCTTTGCAG GGGCACATAAATATTATTCAGTCAGTTTGTTGGGATGCCACGGGTAACTATTTGGCCTCTGTCAGTGAAGATTCTGTCAGGGTGTGGTCATTTACCTTAGGTAATGACGTGGAATGTATACATGAGTTGAATTGCAGCGGAAACAAGTTTCATTCGTGTCTGTTCCACCCAAGCTATCCATCTTTGCTTGTTATTGGTTGCTACGAG TCTTTGGAGCTCTGGGACATACGGGAGAAGAATACCATGACCATCAACAACGCTCATGAAGGCTTGATTGCCGCCCTGGCCGCATCGAATGCGTCGGGGTTGGTTGCCTCAGTGAGCCATGATAAGTTCGTCAAGCTCTGGAAATGA
- the LOC133906742 gene encoding transcriptional corepressor LEUNIG-like isoform X2 produces the protein MSQTNWEADKMLDVYIYDYFVKRNLQATAKAFQAEGKVSSDPVAIDAPGGFLFEWWSVFWDIFIARTNEKHSDVAASYIETQLVKAREQQHQQPQQQQQQQQQQQIQMQQMLLQRAAQQQQRRDGSHLLNGAASGFSGRDPLMRQNPATAYSMAAKMYEERLKLPSQRDSLDEASMKLQQRYGENAGQVIDPNQASLLKAAGQSSGQILHGTAGGLSGTPQQVQARSPQQPIAEQNIKTEVNPVLTPRAAGTEGSLIGLQGYNQAGNNLTLKGWPLTGLDQLRSGILQQKPFMQSPQQFQQLQFFTPQQQQQLLLHTQQNMPSPISSDVDSRRLRMLLNNRNVVLGQDVHSNSGGDGIPNIGSPGQSGGSRTDIDMLIKKKLAFLQQQQQLQQHSHSQQQQQQLQQPALSGQQSQSSNQLLHQHGKPGVGRMAIDGSMPNSFGFPDQASKKRKKPVSSSGRANSSGTANTAGPSPSSAPSTPSIHTAGDAMSMPQLQYNGGPSKPLRMFGSDGAGSLTSPANPLGDMDRLLEDGSLDENVESFLSQDDMDPRETMGRCMNSSKGLGFTEVAKARASIGKVVCCHFSSDGKLLATGGHDKKVVLWFTDVLKVKSTLEEHSLLITDVRFSPGMTRLATSSFDKTVRVWDVDNPNYSLRTFTGHSASVMSLDFHPNKEDIICSCDSDGEVRCWSITNGSCVISVRVFNGGATQLRLQPRHGKYLAAASEKAISILDTETLQVCRTPLQGHINIIQSVCWDATGNYLASVSEDSVRVWSFTLGNDVECIHELNCSGNKFHSCLFHPSYPSLLVIGCYESLELWDIREKNTMTINNAHEGLIAALAASNASGLVASVSHDKFVKLWK, from the exons ATGTCGCAGACGAACTGGGAGGCGGATAAGAT GTTGGATGTCTACATATATGACTATTTTGTGAAGAGAAATTTACAGGCAACTGCAAAGGCCTTCCAAGCGGAAGGGAAGGTCTCATCGGATCCAGTTG CAATTGATGCTCCTGGTGGTTTTCTCTTTGAGTGGTGGTCGGTATTTTGGGATATATTCATAGCACGAACAAATGAGAAGCACTCAGATGTTGCGGCATCATATATCGAG ACTCAGCTAGTTAAAGCAAGGGAACAGCAGCACCAACAACCTcaacaacagcaacagcagcagcagcagcagcaaatacaaatgcaacaaatGTTGTTACAGAGAGctgcacagcagcagcagcgtaGAGATGGTTCTCATCTTCTCAATGGTGCTGCAAGTGGATTTTCTGGGAGGGATCCTTTAATGCGACAAAATCCAGCTACTGCATATTCAATGGCAGCAAAAAtgtatgaagagagattaaaacTCCCATCCCAGAGAGATTCTTTGGATGAGGCATCAATGAAG TTGCAGCAAAGATATGGAGAAAATGCTGGGCAAGTAATTGATCCAAACCAAGCATCATTACTCAAAGCAGCTGGACAATCCTCAGG GCAAATTTTGCATGGGACTGCTGGTGGCCTGTCAGGCACTCCGCAACAAGTTCAGGCAAGAAGCCCACAACAGCCTATCGCAGAACAG AATATCAAGACTGAGGTCAATCCAGTATTGACACCCAGAGCTGCAGGTACTGAGGGCTCATTGATTGGTCTTCAAG GATATAATCAGGCTGGAAACAATTTAACTCTGAAAGGTTGGCCACTCACG GGACTCGATCAACTTCGCTCTGGAATTCTGCAGCAGAAGCCGTTTATGCAATCTCCACAGCAATTTCAGCAGCTTCAGTTTTTCAcaccacagcagcagcagcagcttttGCTGCACACGCAGCAAAATATGCCTTCCCCAATATCTAGTGATGTTGATAGCAGAAGATTAAGGATGCTTCTTAACAACAGAAATGTGGTCCTTGGACAGGATGTGCATTCAAATAGTGGTGGTGATGGTATTCCAAATATTGGTTCTCCTGGTCAAAGTGGTGGATCACGTACTGACATAGATATGCTAATAAAG AAGAAACTTGCTTttctacagcagcagcagcagttgcAGCAGCACAGTCAtagccagcagcagcagcagcaacttcAGCAACCTGCACTCTCTGGTCAGCAGTCTCAAAGCTCAAACCAGCTTCTTCATCAACATGGAAAGCCAGGAGTTGGAAGGATGGCTATTGACGGAAGCATGCCAAACTCTTTTGGATTCCCTGACCAG gcatcaaagaaaagaaagaaacctgTCTCATCCTCTGGTAGAGCTAATAGTTCAGGAACAGCAAACACTGCTGGGCCATCTCCTAGCTCTGCACCTTCGACACCTTCCATTCACACGGCAGGAGATGCAATGTCCATGCCACAGCTGCAGTATAATGGTGGTCCATCAAAACCATTGAGGATGTTTGGCTCTGATGGCGCTGGAAGCTTGACTTCTCCAGCCAACCCACTG GGTGACATGGACCGTTTGCTGGAAGATGGTTCCTTGGATGAAAATGTAGAATCTTTTTTGTCACAGGATGACATGGATCCTCGAGAAACAATGGGACGGTGCATGAATTCTAGTAAAG GATTGGGTTTTACTGAGGTTGCAAAAGCCCGTGCGAGTATAGGCAAAGTTGTCTGTTGCCATTTCTCATCAGATGGGAAACTGCTTGCCACTGGAGGCCATGATAAAAAG GTTGTTTTATGGTTTACAGATGTGCTAAAAGTTAAATCTACATTAGAAGAGCACTCCTTGCTAATTACAGATGTTCGCTTTAGCCCTGGCATGACCCGCCTTGCAACATCTTCCTTTGACAAAACCGTGCGGGTTTGGGATGTTGACAAT CCAAATTATTCGCTGCGTACTTTCACAGGTCATTCAGCATCTGTTATGTCACTTGATTTTCACCCAAATAAAGAAGACATCATTTGCTCATGTGATAGTGATGGGGAAGTACGGTGTTGGAGCATAACTAATGGTAGCTGTGTGATCAGCGTTAGGGTCTTCAAT GGAGGTGCTACTCAGTTGAGGTTGCAACCTCGCCATGGTAAATATCTAGCTGCTGCTTCAGAAAAGGCAATATCCATACTGGACACAGAGACACTACAAGTTTGTAGAACACCTTTGCAG GGGCACATAAATATTATTCAGTCAGTTTGTTGGGATGCCACGGGTAACTATTTGGCCTCTGTCAGTGAAGATTCTGTCAGGGTGTGGTCATTTACCTTAGGTAATGACGTGGAATGTATACATGAGTTGAATTGCAGCGGAAACAAGTTTCATTCGTGTCTGTTCCACCCAAGCTATCCATCTTTGCTTGTTATTGGTTGCTACGAG TCTTTGGAGCTCTGGGACATACGGGAGAAGAATACCATGACCATCAACAACGCTCATGAAGGCTTGATTGCCGCCCTGGCCGCATCGAATGCGTCGGGGTTGGTTGCCTCAGTGAGCCATGATAAGTTCGTCAAGCTCTGGAAATGA
- the LOC133906742 gene encoding transcriptional corepressor LEUNIG-like isoform X1 has product MSQTNWEADKMLDVYIYDYFVKRNLQATAKAFQAEGKVSSDPVAIDAPGGFLFEWWSVFWDIFIARTNEKHSDVAASYIETQLVKAREQQHQQPQQQQQQQQQQQIQMQQMLLQRAAQQQQRRDGSHLLNGAASGFSGRDPLMRQNPATAYSMAAKMYEERLKLPSQRDSLDEASMKLQQRYGENAGQVIDPNQASLLKAAGQSSGQILHGTAGGLSGTPQQVQARSPQQPIAEQNIKTEVNPVLTPRAAGTEGSLIGLQAGYNQAGNNLTLKGWPLTGLDQLRSGILQQKPFMQSPQQFQQLQFFTPQQQQQLLLHTQQNMPSPISSDVDSRRLRMLLNNRNVVLGQDVHSNSGGDGIPNIGSPGQSGGSRTDIDMLIKKKLAFLQQQQQLQQHSHSQQQQQQLQQPALSGQQSQSSNQLLHQHGKPGVGRMAIDGSMPNSFGFPDQASKKRKKPVSSSGRANSSGTANTAGPSPSSAPSTPSIHTAGDAMSMPQLQYNGGPSKPLRMFGSDGAGSLTSPANPLGDMDRLLEDGSLDENVESFLSQDDMDPRETMGRCMNSSKGLGFTEVAKARASIGKVVCCHFSSDGKLLATGGHDKKVVLWFTDVLKVKSTLEEHSLLITDVRFSPGMTRLATSSFDKTVRVWDVDNPNYSLRTFTGHSASVMSLDFHPNKEDIICSCDSDGEVRCWSITNGSCVISVRVFNGGATQLRLQPRHGKYLAAASEKAISILDTETLQVCRTPLQGHINIIQSVCWDATGNYLASVSEDSVRVWSFTLGNDVECIHELNCSGNKFHSCLFHPSYPSLLVIGCYESLELWDIREKNTMTINNAHEGLIAALAASNASGLVASVSHDKFVKLWK; this is encoded by the exons ATGTCGCAGACGAACTGGGAGGCGGATAAGAT GTTGGATGTCTACATATATGACTATTTTGTGAAGAGAAATTTACAGGCAACTGCAAAGGCCTTCCAAGCGGAAGGGAAGGTCTCATCGGATCCAGTTG CAATTGATGCTCCTGGTGGTTTTCTCTTTGAGTGGTGGTCGGTATTTTGGGATATATTCATAGCACGAACAAATGAGAAGCACTCAGATGTTGCGGCATCATATATCGAG ACTCAGCTAGTTAAAGCAAGGGAACAGCAGCACCAACAACCTcaacaacagcaacagcagcagcagcagcagcaaatacaaatgcaacaaatGTTGTTACAGAGAGctgcacagcagcagcagcgtaGAGATGGTTCTCATCTTCTCAATGGTGCTGCAAGTGGATTTTCTGGGAGGGATCCTTTAATGCGACAAAATCCAGCTACTGCATATTCAATGGCAGCAAAAAtgtatgaagagagattaaaacTCCCATCCCAGAGAGATTCTTTGGATGAGGCATCAATGAAG TTGCAGCAAAGATATGGAGAAAATGCTGGGCAAGTAATTGATCCAAACCAAGCATCATTACTCAAAGCAGCTGGACAATCCTCAGG GCAAATTTTGCATGGGACTGCTGGTGGCCTGTCAGGCACTCCGCAACAAGTTCAGGCAAGAAGCCCACAACAGCCTATCGCAGAACAG AATATCAAGACTGAGGTCAATCCAGTATTGACACCCAGAGCTGCAGGTACTGAGGGCTCATTGATTGGTCTTCAAG CAGGATATAATCAGGCTGGAAACAATTTAACTCTGAAAGGTTGGCCACTCACG GGACTCGATCAACTTCGCTCTGGAATTCTGCAGCAGAAGCCGTTTATGCAATCTCCACAGCAATTTCAGCAGCTTCAGTTTTTCAcaccacagcagcagcagcagcttttGCTGCACACGCAGCAAAATATGCCTTCCCCAATATCTAGTGATGTTGATAGCAGAAGATTAAGGATGCTTCTTAACAACAGAAATGTGGTCCTTGGACAGGATGTGCATTCAAATAGTGGTGGTGATGGTATTCCAAATATTGGTTCTCCTGGTCAAAGTGGTGGATCACGTACTGACATAGATATGCTAATAAAG AAGAAACTTGCTTttctacagcagcagcagcagttgcAGCAGCACAGTCAtagccagcagcagcagcagcaacttcAGCAACCTGCACTCTCTGGTCAGCAGTCTCAAAGCTCAAACCAGCTTCTTCATCAACATGGAAAGCCAGGAGTTGGAAGGATGGCTATTGACGGAAGCATGCCAAACTCTTTTGGATTCCCTGACCAG gcatcaaagaaaagaaagaaacctgTCTCATCCTCTGGTAGAGCTAATAGTTCAGGAACAGCAAACACTGCTGGGCCATCTCCTAGCTCTGCACCTTCGACACCTTCCATTCACACGGCAGGAGATGCAATGTCCATGCCACAGCTGCAGTATAATGGTGGTCCATCAAAACCATTGAGGATGTTTGGCTCTGATGGCGCTGGAAGCTTGACTTCTCCAGCCAACCCACTG GGTGACATGGACCGTTTGCTGGAAGATGGTTCCTTGGATGAAAATGTAGAATCTTTTTTGTCACAGGATGACATGGATCCTCGAGAAACAATGGGACGGTGCATGAATTCTAGTAAAG GATTGGGTTTTACTGAGGTTGCAAAAGCCCGTGCGAGTATAGGCAAAGTTGTCTGTTGCCATTTCTCATCAGATGGGAAACTGCTTGCCACTGGAGGCCATGATAAAAAG GTTGTTTTATGGTTTACAGATGTGCTAAAAGTTAAATCTACATTAGAAGAGCACTCCTTGCTAATTACAGATGTTCGCTTTAGCCCTGGCATGACCCGCCTTGCAACATCTTCCTTTGACAAAACCGTGCGGGTTTGGGATGTTGACAAT CCAAATTATTCGCTGCGTACTTTCACAGGTCATTCAGCATCTGTTATGTCACTTGATTTTCACCCAAATAAAGAAGACATCATTTGCTCATGTGATAGTGATGGGGAAGTACGGTGTTGGAGCATAACTAATGGTAGCTGTGTGATCAGCGTTAGGGTCTTCAAT GGAGGTGCTACTCAGTTGAGGTTGCAACCTCGCCATGGTAAATATCTAGCTGCTGCTTCAGAAAAGGCAATATCCATACTGGACACAGAGACACTACAAGTTTGTAGAACACCTTTGCAG GGGCACATAAATATTATTCAGTCAGTTTGTTGGGATGCCACGGGTAACTATTTGGCCTCTGTCAGTGAAGATTCTGTCAGGGTGTGGTCATTTACCTTAGGTAATGACGTGGAATGTATACATGAGTTGAATTGCAGCGGAAACAAGTTTCATTCGTGTCTGTTCCACCCAAGCTATCCATCTTTGCTTGTTATTGGTTGCTACGAG TCTTTGGAGCTCTGGGACATACGGGAGAAGAATACCATGACCATCAACAACGCTCATGAAGGCTTGATTGCCGCCCTGGCCGCATCGAATGCGTCGGGGTTGGTTGCCTCAGTGAGCCATGATAAGTTCGTCAAGCTCTGGAAATGA